Part of the Juglans regia cultivar Chandler chromosome 14, Walnut 2.0, whole genome shotgun sequence genome, TCTCTCGAATTCCATACTGATCCTCGTGAGGTGTGGCTTGACCTTCAATCTCATTTCTGCCAAGGGAATAACACGAGGGTCTATCACCTTAAACGAGAGTTATCTTCCCTACACCAAAATACCACATCCATTCATGAATACTACAACCAAATCAAATAACTCTGGGATGAACTCAGTCATCTCCAAAAATGCAGTGATCTTAAAGAATTTCAACAACAAGCGGAGGATGAACGTGTTTACCAATTTTTACTTGGCCTCAATGATTCATTCTCTCAACTGAGAACTCAGATTTTGGCACTGGAACCCTTCCCCCCATCACcaaaattttctctattttgtttcaGGAGGAACAACAGCGACTTCTTCAACTTCGCAATCCTCTGTCCGAGCTCCATAGCTTTGCCGTCCACTCCAGTGGCTCTCACAAACCACCACTCAAATGCTCGAAATGCAGCCGAAATGGACACAAGCGTGAGCGATGCTAGCATCTCATTGGGTATCCTCTAGGTCGTGAGCCCAGCACGAAATCGCAACCCTCCCTTCTCGGCAAACCGCCTCCCATTCCCCTGCCGATGGCTCACCAGGCGTCATCCTCCACTGCGAACCCACCCACACTCAGTCTCACTCCCAATATGTACCAAAAGCTCATGAATTTACTCAACCCCTCAATCCGGAATGCCAATTTCGTGAGTAACATTTCTGACTCTCTCTCCTCTACTCAAGGCCAAACATGGGTCATCGATAGTGGAGCTAGCCACCACATGTGCCATGATTGGACCCTCTTCACTGAACTTTCTTCTCATTCGCATGCTCCGAATGTTTGCTTACCCATTGGTGTTTATCTTCCAATTGAAGGGATCGGCACCATTCATTTGGCCAATTCTCTCTTATTGTCTAATGTCTACTTTGTCCcttcctttaattttaatgtacTTTATGTACCCCAACTCACCACTAATAATACTTGTCTTGTCATTTTTTCCTCTACTCATTGTTTTTTCCAGGATCCACAGTCGACGAAGCTGATTAGAGCGGGTGAATTTTGCAATGGGCTTTATGTGTATCAGCCTCAACCCGTCACAGCTTTTTCTATTCAGACTCTTGCTAATAAGATCCTATGGCACCAACGCCTAGATCATCCCTCTCGTTTAAATATTTCCAGTCTTTTCAATAATAATCCTTGTATTATTTCTGattgtgatgtttgtgctcGGTCGAAACATACGCGACTTCCTTTCCCATTAAATgctaataaaattacttttgctTTTAAtcgtattttttgtgatatatggggtggTTACCATACTTCTTCTATCTGCGGTGCCCActattttcttacaattgttGATGTTTTTTCCCGCTCTACATGGATTTATCTCATGCGACATAAATCTGAAGCATATACTCACCTCATACATTTTTTTGCACTTATCTAGAATCAGTTCCACACCAtgattaaaattataagaactgataatggacaagaatttaTATCCCACAAACTTCAAAATTATCTTCATGACCACAGGATCATTCATGAACGTACCTGCGTTGAAACTccgcaacaaaatggtgttgcggaACGCAAACACCGGCACCTTCTGAATGTCCCTCGTAGTCTTCGATTTCAAGCACATTTACCCTTAAAATTTTGGGGTGAATGTATTCTCACCGCTGCTTATCTTATTAACCGCACCCCGAGTCAtactcttcaaaataaatctccttttGAACTCCTCTTCAATACCTCACCAAATTAAGCTCATTTACGCGTATTTGGATGTCTTTGTTATGCTCAAACCCTCAATGCTTCTCGTGATAAATTCTCACCACGTGCCTCAAAATGCGTCTTTCTTGGATATCCCGGTCAACATAAAACTTACAAGCTTTACAACTTGGACACCCaagctattttttattctcGTGATGTTACTTTTCACGAACAAACATTCCCTTTTCAAACCGCTCCTTCCCCTCCCGATCCATCACTACCCATCATTCATCTCCCTGTTCCCGAACCTATAGCTTCTCCTACCTCCTCTACTTTTATTCCCGAACCACCCCTACCTCCACCACGTCCTCCCTATATTCATCCTAGACGCACCACCACTCGCCCTGCATACCTTCAGGATTACGTCTATCCGACCATACACACGGAGTCCACTGTATCCTCATCCGCTACATCAGTTTCAGGTACTGCTTATCCTTTATCTACTTTTCTTTCCTATTCTTGTTTTTCTCCTTCTCATCTTACCTTTATAACTGCTCTCACCACATCTATTGACCCTTCTTGTTACTCTACTGCCATTCGCCACACTCATTGGCGCAAGGCCATGGCTACTAAAATCCGAGCCTTAGAGGATAATGCCACTTGGACCCTTGAACATCTTCCTCCTGGTAAGAAacccattggatgtaaatgggttttcaaaactaaactcaaagctGATGGATCCATCAAGAGGTACAAACCTAGACTAGTTGCTAAAAGTTACACTCAAGTTGAAGGTCTTGACTACCATGAAACATTTGCTCCAGTTGCTAAAATGACCATTGTCCGCTGCTTATTGGCCGTCGTTGCCACAAAAAATTGGGTCATGATGTTCACAATGCTTTTCTACATGGTGAACTTGATGAAGAAGTCTAtatgaccccccccccccaacctgGATACTGCCCTAAGGGGGAGACTCGTGTGTGTCGGCTTCTGAAATCTCTATACGGCCTCAATCAAGCCTCTCGCAACTGGCTTTTAAACTAACAACTGTACTTCTTGATGCATGTTTTATTCAGTCTCAGGCAGACCACTCTTTATTCACTCTTATCACTCATGCCAGCATCACCATTGTCCTCTTTTATGTTGACGACATCTTAGTTGCTGGCAATGATACTTCCCATATTGATGTTTTCAAAAACATTCTCtctacaaacttcaaaacaaaggatcTCGGAtccctcaaatattttcttggtcttaaAGTTGCTCACTCTCAGAAAGACATATTCCTCAACCAATGCAAGTACACACTTGATATCCTGACTGATAGTGGTCAACTTGGTGCCCGGACCGCTCACTTTCCCATGGAACAAAATTTGAAGCTCACAGACTGTGATGGCTCTCTTCTCACCGACCCTAGTGTCTATCGACGACTAGTTGGACATCTCATTTATCTAACTATAACACGTCCTGATATTGTTTTTGCAGTGAATATTCTCAGCCAGTTCATGCATGCTCCTCGAGATCCACACATGCAAGCTGCCATCCGCGTTCTTCGCTATCTCAAAGGTAGTCCCGGTCAAggcatttttttctcatcatctagCGATTTACATGTTACTACTTACACAGACTCAGATTGGACCAGCTGTCCCACTACTCGAAGATCCACCACGGGGTTTTTCATTCAGCTCGGCACGAGTCCCATTTCTTGGCGGACAAAAAACATACGACAGTGGCACTTTCCTCTGCTGAAGCTGAATACCACGCCATGGCAGTCACTACTTGTGAACTTACCAGGCTGAAACAGCACCTCACAGATCTTGGTGTCTCTCATTCTGAGCCTATCTGTctttattgtgacaatcaatctgcTCTACACATCGCTCACAATCATTTTTTTCACGAACGcaccaaacacattgagattgattgtcacattGTTCGTGATAAAATTCAGGCAGACTTCCTTACAGCCGTTCACATCTCTTCTCATGAGCAACTTgcagacatcttcaccaaagctttGGGACAAAAACTTTTTCACCACTTTTTccgcaagttgggcattacggatCTCCAGGCACCAACTTGAGAGGGAGTATTGatagaatcaaaatcaaatctCACAAACTTAGCAATTTCTTGATATTAGGAATTTGATcatttaattgtaattatttaggaaattagttttaattgaaattcttttcttttccataaTTATCATAGAAAGCCTAcgcatatatctatttattttcatacgCTCTTACACTGTAAGACCCAGTTTTGagatataaaaagttgaattcttaACAATAATTGAGCAAACCAGATCGTGTGGGTTAGAATGACAGCATTGTCATGGTACACACTGTCTGCACTGAATTGTCCAGAACCTATCCTCTGTTTTCAGTCAAAAAAAGAGGACTGGTTGATGGATTCTGGATTGACCATTTGTACCTGATTTCATGCACGATGCGACACTGGTTCTGTCGGCAACGCAGTAGGACAGGGTGAAAACACATGGTTTGGACACTAAAGTTCCATGGGAGtaactttataaaaaagattattcagTTTTGTGTAAGTAACAAAATTTATAGTACTTATCATCAttcttatataatataagatgatGTCTTGAAGTTACCAGTCTTAACagttgcattaatgcatgcaGTAACTTGATGTCTATCTATTTCATTAGGAATTTAGAATATACATTGCAACAGTCACTTCATATTCTATCaattttgagttaaaaaatatatggtttaAACTCAAGAcgatgtatatattatttacaagtAACTACCTAAGGTAGGTTGCTAGCTAGTGACatgaacaaattaataattattacgCAGGTTCATTTCCAGAACCCGAAAAATGGAATTCTTATTCCGAAACAAATCTGGGCTGGTATCCGCATACTTAATGATGGATGGTGACGGCTCTTTTGTACTGGCGATGGCGATCTTTGGCACCACATGCATCATACATGCATGCTTGATATTACATATAGCTTaaaaaattggttttttttttattttttttcttcttcgtcttcttgtttttgtttgtgtCACGTTCTCAACGTGCGGGAGAGGCCGGAGGAGTCGATCGATCCCAAGGAATAATATCACTGCATGGCCAGCTTCAAATATTGCACCATCGTGTGTATGGATCCccatatattgtataaaattaatatgtGTAAAACTGACCATAATTAAATCAATAAGCTTTTAGCTAAATTATATTGAGCTAGTgattaaaaaaccaaaacagaaaagcattaatatatatatatatatatatatcttacaaATTGCTATGAGAAATTAAGCTGAtcatgtaatatttaaatatcaagaaaatatttaaaacccTTTAAGTTCCtcttgaattatattttaaacttcaaaaattatttgaagccttataataattttaaagtagACTCATTTACGACcgaaaatatataataagaaaaatcaacactttgtaagtttttaaaattatataatataagtactTTTTGCTTGAAATTCATCATGTGCAATGAAAACAACTCGTTTAGTTACACAgatgacatgagatgagatgagataaaagatgaataaaatattgttaaaatataattttagttttgagatttgaaaaagttaaattctttattgtattttacgtgaaaatttgatcaagttgtaatgattagatgagatggtttgtataaccaaacgaggctaATAATCATACTGAATAGAACAGGTAATTTAGAACACAACTCAtcgatcataaataaatttaatgggAAGTTAAATATGGaatgatgatcatgataaaTAATGGCTCAAATACGgggatgggttttttttttttttttttttgtttaaattacaTTCGATAAATTAAGAACCATAAAAAGAAACACAGACAGAAACTTCAAACTTGGAACCAATAATATCATGTATCTAGAAGTCTAACAAGTACTACAATTAACATTCACACATGGATGTAATTTCAAATAGGCCCCTCTTTTGTTGTTTCACGAGCCCAAAAATGCGACCTTCCTGCGCCGTGTTCCTCGTGTTCGATCCATTGTACTGATCTTTAATTTGCTTCGTTCCTAAAGCCAAATATGCTGGACatttaatcatataaatatcattcagATCACAATGATCGATCCATGCACTCTGATCTCTAAGCTAATTATAAATTAGCTAGCTACGATCCCTCACCAAATTAAGCATATATTGTTCACAAATCACAATGGACTCTGAGAATATTCAGCCTttatcttcctcatcatcatctaATTCCTCATGCCAGCTTTCTCCATGCAGCGCAAGGCAGAACCTTAACCCTCCATTAATATCCCAAGCTCCATGCATATCATCACAGAAGCGCATTAAATTCGGGAGAAAGAAGTTCAAAGTGACGCGCTACCCATTATACAAGGGTGTTCGGCAAAGAAACGGCAAAAATTGGGTTTCTGAAGTATGTACTGGACAGAAAAGTAAGTCAAGAATATGGCTGGGGACTTATGCTGCCCCAGAAATGGCAGCTAGGGCATATGATGCGGCTGCCTTAGCAATTCGAGGAACTATGGCTGTGCTCAATTTTCCTGACTCAGCTTGGCTTGTTCCGCGAGCTAGGTCATCTTCTCCTAGGGATATACAGGAGGCCGCTTTCATGGCTGCTGAGGCTTTTAGGCCAGGCGCTGTATCGTCTTCCTCCTGCTCCTCCAATACTACTGATCTTCTACCCAATAAGACCAAACATAAGGTTTTGGAAACTTCcaagagagagaacaaagatCAGAAGGTCTTAGAACCTTTGTCATTAGAAATTATCTCTGCTAATAAGAGCTCctctgatgatgatgaagaggtTCCAAACCAGTATAGTACGTTTTTCTTTGACGAGGAAGCATTGTTCAATATGCCAGGTTTATTGGACAGCATGGCGGAGGGCTTGATTCTTACACCACCAGCTATAGGTAGAGGATTTGATTGGGATGATCATGACTTCGCATGTGACATGGACTTGACTTTATGGAGCGATTgattatatcaaattaattaggtCATGTTGGCGGTAGAAATGAGGCCAGAAAGAGatcatgcatacatgcatgtgaTCATGATCATTTGCCGGCCAACTAAGGATCGATATATAGCATGATTAGCGTACAGTACGTACGGTAaactatatacatacatatatatatatatatatatcagaaattTGGGATATATTTAGCAACGACAAAATTAGTTAATgcaaaaga contains:
- the LOC109000645 gene encoding dehydration-responsive element-binding protein 1F-like, with the translated sequence MDSENIQPLSSSSSSNSSCQLSPCSARQNLNPPLISQAPCISSQKRIKFGRKKFKVTRYPLYKGVRQRNGKNWVSEVCTGQKSKSRIWLGTYAAPEMAARAYDAAALAIRGTMAVLNFPDSAWLVPRARSSSPRDIQEAAFMAAEAFRPGAVSSSSCSSNTTDLLPNKTKHKVLETSKRENKDQKVLEPLSLEIISANKSSSDDDEEVPNQYSTFFFDEEALFNMPGLLDSMAEGLILTPPAIGRGFDWDDHDFACDMDLTLWSD